GCCCGCACGGAGGCGATGTCGTTGAAGGCGGCCGTCAAGGTGAGTTTCGCCAGCGCCGCCGGGACGCCCGGGGAGTCGGGCTGGCCGAAGGTGAGGACCCCCGAGCCGGCCGTAACAAGCATCGAGTCGGCGTGGCCGTGGTACCCGCCCGCGAACTTGATGATCTTGTCCCGCCCCGTGTATCCACGCGCCAGCCGCACCGCGCTCATCGCCGCCTCCGTCCCGGAGGAGACGAGGCGGACCTTCTCGACGGAGGGGAACGCCTTGCGGATCAGGTGCGCCAGCCCGACCTCGCCCGGCGTGGGAGCCCCGTAGCTCGTTCCTCTGCCGGCCGCCGCCTTGATGGCGGAAACGATCGCCGGGGGAGCGTGCCCGAGGATCATCGGTCCCCACGACCCGACGTAGTCGATGAAGGTGTTCCCGTCCACGTCGCGGACGGCGGAGCCCTTCGCGCTCTCGATGAACAGGGGGGTTCCCCCGACGGATCCGAACGCGCGGACGGGAGAGTTGACGCCGCCCGGGATCATCGTTTTCGCAAGGGCGAACAGTTTGCTCGAGGTGTTCGTCGTCAGGCGCGCCACGGGAGCATTCGCCTCCTTCGCGGGATGGATTCATCGCAAGAGGTGGAATTCTAGCCCCCCGGGATCGGAGTGTCAAGGTAAACAGCGGGATTTCCGCAGGATTTCCCGGATTCTCAAAACGCCATTATAGAACCGCTTGACACGGCGGGCACCCAGGAGGTACAAAGGTATCTTCGCCCCGCTCCCTCCATTTCCTGTTTTATTCGGGATCGTCCCAGGGGCCGGGAGTGAAAAAGGAGTCTGTGCGTGAGCATCGAGGACAAGGAACTGATCGAAGCGCGTTTCGGCCCGCTCTGGTCCGGGAAGACCGAGATCCCGTTCAATGGCGGAATGCGAACCCTCCGCGATGTGAAACGCTCGCTCGCCCTCGAGGGGAGCGACGCGATCGAGATCGACCTGCACGAACTGACGGAGGAGCGGTACGCCTTCCGCTTTTACGACGGCGACGACCGCCGGGTCGTCGTCTTCGTCCTCGACGCCGGGTACGGGATCGTCGAGGAGCATCGGGCCCACGTCGCCGAGTGGCTCGGCGACATGTACCACGACACCGGCCTCATGGCGTACGACCCCGACGCGATGGCCGATCTCCTGCGCAAAAAGATCGCGGGGGAAGTGTGACCGGCGTGGGCGTCGGAACGAATCCCTGGCCGTGCCGGAAGACGTCGCTCAAGAAATCCGCGGCGCAGTGGAGCCTCGACGCCCTCGTCGAGACGCCCGGCGGCGACCTCCTTCCCTGTTTCGTCTCCGTGACCTCCTCGTACTGCACGGTGCAGGCGCCGAACACGAACGACGGCGACCGGCTCCTCGGCCAGGTCGCCGAGGCGTTGAACTCCCCCCCGTCCTCGCCTCCGCAGACGGTCAAGGGCGGGTCGTGCGGCGGGGAGGGGGAGGACGGGGAGTTCGCCTTCACCGGATCGATGGTCTCCGCCACGTGGGATTTCCCGAGGGAGCGCAAGGGAGAGGTCGTTTCGGCCTTCTCCTGGCTCTTCTCCCTTCCGGTGGAGGCGGCCGAATGACCAGCTACGTCGAACTCGTCCGCCACCGTCTCGAGGAACGGTCCGAGAACCTTCTCGTCAACCTCGACGAGCTCCCGGAAGCCCAGCTCCGGTACACGATGCGGATCTTCGGCGACTGCCTCGACGGGGAGACGCTCGGGAAGATGCTCGAAGGATACAGCGAGCACCTGCACGAAAAGGAGCTGCGCGAGTTCGCCAAGACGTTCGTTCCCGCCTACGCGAAGTACGCCGTCGCGGAGCTCGAGGAGAAGAAGAAGGACGGCGAGCGGTTCGAGCCCCCCTTCCTCACCCGCGAGGAGTACCAGGAGATGGCGGTCCGGGAGAAGTGGCCCCTGATCGTGAAGGCCCTCGACGCGGTCGACCCTCTCCAGCTCCGGCGGGAGGTGGCGCGCGCCGCGATGCTCTTCCGCCCCTACATGTTGTCCGATCCGGGGTTCAACGAGGGGGTCGTCGAGTTCTCCCTCTACTACGATCTCCTGGAGCGGCTCCGTTCCTTACCCGAGGCCAAGCTGCGGGAGGCGGCGGTGGGAATCGCCTCCGGGATCGCGGAAGCCGTCACGGCGGGGGCGACGCCCGAGGGGGAGGAGCTGCTCCGCGGGATCCGGACGACGGTCGCCGCCGCCGCCGGGCTGCCCGCCGACCCCGAGACGCTCCTCGGATCCCCGATGGAGAAGGTCCCGAGGGAGATGCCGGTCGAATTCCGCCTAAGAGACCTGACCCGGACGCTCGCGACGATGTCGCTCAAGGATCTTCGCCTCTCCGCTCTCGTTCACCTCGACCTGCTGACCGCAGAGGAGATCCGCCGGTTCGTCTCCCCCTTCTTCGCGAAATATCCTTCCTTCTTCGAGATGCCGTCCAAGGGGCTTCGCGACCTGATCCTGGCGGTCGCGGAAGGGGTGGGAGACCGGACGATCGCCTACTTCGTCGACCGGTACGGCACCGGCCGGATGGCGATGACGAAGCCGGTCGATCACATCGTTTGGAAACTGATGCCGATGGAGGAGCGCGTCGCGATGCTCCGGAACGACAACGAGCGGATGGATGCGGCGATGATCTCCCGCCACATCGCCCGGATCCTCCACTCGGAGAGCGAGCAGGTCCTGTCCGACGTCGGCCGTCAGATCGTCCTGCTGACGGACGACGGGTTCGAGGCGGACCACGGCGGGATCCTGAAGCGCCTGGGGGGGGACGGCGGTGAGCGGATCAAGCGGCTCTACGACGTCGTCACCCTGTCCCTCGCCCGCGCGGCCGGTCAGCGGGGGGAGGAACGGGAAGCGACGTACCGGGCGATGCGCGTGGCGGTCGCCGACGCGGCGGGGATCTCCCCGCGCGAACACGGAAGGGAAGGGAGCAAGGGATGACGTTCGAATACATGGACCGGATGGTGATGTTCAAGGACACGCCGGAGGGGCTGACGGCGGACATGGATTGGTTGAAGGAGGCCGGGGAGAACGGGTGGGAACTCGTGACCTCCGTTCCGCTCATCGCCCCGAACCGGGACGGGATCGCCTACGGTACGGTGGGATGCCAGATGGTCCTCAAGCGTCCCGGGAAGACGCAGTGACCGGAAAGATCAAAATGCATTTTATCTGTAAAAAAAGCTTGACACGAAACGGTGGGTTGCGATATTAGTAAAACGCATTTATAAAACCGCGCCGACCTTTTCGTGGAACATCCCGATTTTCGGCGGCTTTTTTCCACCCGCCAAATCGTTCCATCCAAGGGGGCGGCGTCCTTGAAAACTCGCGGAAAGGGGGGCGATCACGGCGAAGCGACCGATCTCCGGCAGCGCGGAAGGGTAGCAATCGGTTCCTCACAAGGCTACAAGGCTACAAGGCTCTCGAAGGCAGTAAATATCAAAAGGAGGGGAAGCATGGCTGAAAAGTGGCGTACGGAAAAGAAACGGCCGACGATCAAGGTTCTTCCGTGGCCCGCGATCCCAGCGCCGACCGTCGATGAGGTCTACGCCGGTGTCGCCGACAAGGCAAAGGAGTATTCGCTCTGGGTCGAGTCCGCGGTGCGGCAGCAGTTCAACGCCGACAAGCCGGAGTCCCTCGACGGGATCCGGGTGCTCGACATGACCGCGAACATGGAGATCGGTCACTGGTGCTCTTCGCATTTCGCCGAACTCGGCGCCGAGGTCATCATGGTCGAGCCGCCGGGCGGCGACCCGATCCGGAAACTGACCCCCTTCGGCCGCGAAGAGTACATGTTCCAGTCGAAGAACGGGGAGAAGGTCGGCGCAAGGTACCTCTCCGAGGCGCGGAACAAGTTCTCCGTCACGCTCAACCTCGAGACCGAGCAGGGCAGGGCGCTGCTGAAGAAGATCATCCCGCAGGTCGACATCCTGATCGAGAACGCTCCCCCGGGTCACTACGACAAGCTGGGGATCGGCTACCGGCAGCTGTCAGAGATCAACCCGCGGCTCGTCTACCTGTGGGTCGGCCAGCGCGGGCAGTGGGGTCCCCTGAAGGACGAGGCCGGGAACCTCGACCCGACCGCGCAGTGCTCGATGGGCTTCACCCACGGGACTGGCGCGCCGGTCGCGTTCGGCGGCACCCCGACCCGTTCCGGCTGGTGGCTGTGCGACCATGTCGGCGGCACCTTCGCGGCGATGGGCGCCATGGCGGCCCTCTACGCCCGCGAGCGG
The Deltaproteobacteria bacterium DNA segment above includes these coding regions:
- a CDS encoding aminotransferase class III-fold pyridoxal phosphate-dependent enzyme — its product is MTTNTSSKLFALAKTMIPGGVNSPVRAFGSVGGTPLFIESAKGSAVRDVDGNTFIDYVGSWGPMILGHAPPAIVSAIKAAAGRGTSYGAPTPGEVGLAHLIRKAFPSVEKVRLVSSGTEAAMSAVRLARGYTGRDKIIKFAGGYHGHADSMLVTAGSGVLTFGQPDSPGVPAALAKLTLTAAFNDIASVRA
- a CDS encoding CoA transferase, with the protein product MAEKWRTEKKRPTIKVLPWPAIPAPTVDEVYAGVADKAKEYSLWVESAVRQQFNADKPESLDGIRVLDMTANMEIGHWCSSHFAELGAEVIMVEPPGGDPIRKLTPFGREEYMFQSKNGEKVGARYLSEARNKFSVTLNLETEQGRALLKKIIPQVDILIENAPPGHYDKLGIGYRQLSEINPRLVYLWVGQRGQWGPLKDEAGNLDPTAQCSMGFTHGTGAPVAFGGTPTRSGWWLCDHVGGTFAAMGAMAALYARERFLGKGQFVECTAAEGVIRIIDYNWAWVGMDGSVRPRYGNWDLAINIYAVNPCADGQIMVGGGHDRLWFRIWRAVGKDKPELEQHICEDPKLRVVTDRLPHYMQVETYTTLCEWTKDKTRNQCEVALQAEEVASGGVSFLDEVCEFPHYKYRGHIELVDDLNFGKVLIGASGFIGMNTPGRIKWLGRTTGQDNEDVYRRLAGLDREGLIAFKKGGVI